The following are from one region of the Coffea eugenioides isolate CCC68of chromosome 2, Ceug_1.0, whole genome shotgun sequence genome:
- the LOC113764112 gene encoding 60S ribosomal protein L13a-2-like, translating to MIPHKIKRGAAALARLKVYEGVPPPYDKTKRMVIPDALKVLRLQAGHKYCLLGRLSSEVGWNYADTIRELEAKRKKRDLAEELKLAARSRNPPSSPVDLHRQELYILLILEVSKKISSTAYMSAQKLWL from the exons ATGATTCCGCATAAAATCAAGAGAGGAGCAGCTGCCCTGGCGAGGTTGAAGGTGTACGAGGGAGTACCTCCGCCTTATGATAAAACCAAGAGGATGGTTATCCCTGATGCTCTCAAGGTTTTGAGGCTCCAGGCTGGTCACAAGTACTGTTTGCTGGGTCGGCTATCGTCTGAAGTTGGGTGGAACTACGCTGATACAATCAGGGAGCTAGAGGCTAAGAGAAAGAAGAGGGACTTGGCGGAGGAATTGAAGCTCGCCGCACGCTCACGGAACCCACCATCATCGCCCGTGGATCTTCATCGTCAAGAGCTCT ATATATTGCTCATTTTGGAGGTTTCGAAGAAGATTAGCAGTACGGCTTACATGTCGGCTCAAAAACTGTGGTTATAG